In Papaver somniferum cultivar HN1 unplaced genomic scaffold, ASM357369v1 unplaced-scaffold_117, whole genome shotgun sequence, the DNA window TTTAACTTACATTGTTGAAAATTTTCTTATTCTAAAGTTTCTTGATAGATCTGTCaatattattttgttaaacatttGCATATCCAATGTGGTTTGTATTATAAGCATAAACTCTTGTTTTTCATCATCGAGAATTGTATTTGAATGAGCTTTGGCTTCTTGACTTCATTCTGCTTTGTTTCTCCTTGTTAAATGATTATGGATTTATCGTTTATGGTAGAATTATTAGTTAGTTTGCTACTATGCTTAGAGTTCGCAAGATTTTGAAGGAGGGTACTTTGGCTTTTTGacataatcttcttctttttcggaAGAAACGATTCGTCAAAAGGATGAATCACTCCCACTCCATTAATTTGTAGACGAAATTATGCTTGAGATTACCTTTTACTATTCTTCTTCTGAATTATGCCTCAAAATTTTCTAATTTCTACATGACTTTCAGTTGATATTTTTCACCTTTTTTGCTAGACAAATTTGGGTGACTTGGAGGTTAGAGATTTTCTTGTGTCACTggcttgattcaagaaaatagcaCATCTTCCCATATAGCCTGTATTTTATTTCAATCGTAATTGTTCCTTGACATGGAGTCTTCGTATTTGGATATCAACAGAGGATGGGTAATCTATTGTGCTACTGCTACGTACAAGTGAACCAATCGAAAGTTGCTAATATCACCCTTAAGGTTCAGCAGCTGGATGTGAAATGCGAGATTAAGACAAAGGTACGGGAGCATATTTGGACACTTATAAGTATTCTGGTTTTCCATGAATATGAGCAAAAATCTTTAACATTAACTTATGCAAAGAAGAGTTATTCAGACATTATTTGTACTGACATTCTTGCGTGCAGGATAATGTATTTGTGAATGTTGTTGCATCCATACAATATCGAGCTTTAGGGGAGAAGGCAAGTGATGCATTCTACAAACTGAGCAATACAAGGGGCCAAATTCAAGCCTATGTTTTTGATGGTATGAACCTACAAGCTCTAATTAACTGATGATATGTGAAATTAACATCTTATtaatttgaagttcaaaattttaTATGTATCGTAAAGAAAATTGGTTAATACGTGACAGTAGTCAGAGCTAGTGTTCCAAAGCTCATTTTGGATGATGTTTTCGAGCAAAAGAATGATATTGCTAGAGcagttgaagaagaacttgaaaaGGTATAATTCATTTTTAATGGATGACTTTGTTAGTTGCAATGAGAGGttacattttcattttttttgaacatCGCGTTGGAATTATGTTGTCTCACAGGCTATGTCTACCTATGGACATAAGATTATGCAAACGCTCATTGTTGATATAGAACCAGATTTGAAAGTTAACCGGGGAATGAACAATGCTGGTAAGATTCTATCGATTCTAAAGGTTAAACACACATatttaatttcttcttctgaaCCCGTCATCAAATTTGGTTTCAGCTGCAGGGCTAAGGTTggcagcaacagacaaggcagagGCTAAGAAGATTTTACAGATTAAGAGACCAGAGACTAAGAATATTTTACTGATTAAGAGAGCCGAGGGGAAGGCTGGATCTAAATACCTCTCTGGACCGGGAATTGCTCGGAAGGGTCAAGTCATTGTTGATGGTCTCAGAAACAGCGCAATACGGATCTCAGTTAATGTTCCCGCCGGGACCTCTGTCAAAGTAACAGGCAATGGCCTCAGAAACAGCGCAATAGGGATCTCAGTTAATGTTCCCGCCGGGACCTCTGCCAAAGTAACATGCAATGGCCTCAGAAACAGTGCAGTAGGGATCTCAGTTAATGTTCCCGGGACCTCTGTCAAAGTAACACGACACTTTGACACAATGAAGGAAATTGATGCATCCTCTAAATCTTCTGCAGTGTTAATCCCTCATGAGCCTGGTGCTGTTGGTGACGTGGTAACCCAAATTCGTGATGGACTACTTCAGGAATGTTCTGCTCACATGCCGTAAATGATGACTTGGTTCCCCAGCTCTAGTCGCATTCACCTCAAACTGCAGCAACCAAAGGGATACCTTTTCTTTTTTAGTATTTAAATGCACTGTGTGTATATATTCATGTTTCCTTTCATCAACACTTTGATTATCGTGGCCATTAGATGCGCAGCGCAATCTATATATTATGTTTGCATTTTGGGATTAATTATGTGACTGAAAGTACTATCGTACTGATTTAAGTAACATGGATTGGtttatgattaattcaattgtctATCCCATGTTATCATTACTCCCTGTTGAATCCTCGCCTTATAAAGATGGCGTCAGAAAACAATACCAGTCTCAGAGAGAGAAATGAGACCTAgaaactttttttcttctctcttgttgatgaaatgaTTTTTGGAGCTTGATAACTAACACTATTTAGACTCGTCCCATAACAGTATTTTGAGCACAAGTGTCTTGGTTTCATTTAGTGCACTGGTTATTCCTAAACAATGCACGAATTCGTGCACTATCTAGTAGTTTTCGTGTATTCATCTGAGATTCTGAATGGTTGGTCATGCCATTGATTATTTTGTATAATGATAAGGATGGGATATAATAAAAGTCATTTTCTTAATTGATACTTGCCCATAGTTCTGCATTAAGGAGAgaaaaaaacaagttttgatttGTTCCTACTATATAAAAACAGCCAATTAATGAAATTTCTTCATTTGTTGAGTGGATACAGGTAAGGGTTCCCTTTGCTTTTGTTTCTCGAAACTCCTTAAGAAATTTTATCCTTACCTTTTTCAAGTTTACAAGTTTGAGAATTCTTGttaatatttgtttattaaaattgaCAATTTCATGATCATTTCATTTAAGAATTAAGGAAAACCCATGACAACttatttctttctttaatttATGGGACAAAAAAATGGGTTTGATTTTTCTTTATACACCGGAACACTTACCAGAAACTTTTCTCAagttatgtaaaaaaaaaggtaaaatttTGAACTCACAGTGCGGGATCAAAATTGAACCCGCAGCTTTACAACTGTTGGATGTTTGAGATGTGACATCAGCAAACACCGGAATTAACCAGAGTTACATTCCGCGATCTTTTTAAACTGCCGTATTCCCGTATATTTCCGAGATATCCTTCATACGATATATCTACTTTTTCTAACAAGTCTTCCGTTTTGGAAGACCTCACCTTAGTATTAACAGGTGAAACAGGCAAGGATTATTATTTCCAGCCACTAGTTTTCCCGGCTTCTTGATCTTAACCCTTGCAAGCGTAGGTTATTATTTCCGATGGATAGAATCATAGAATAAAACTTAGGTTTTCAGAAAACACAGATAAGAAATTTCTTGGCGCCAAAAAAAGGAAGAGATATATGAAGTATATCTCAAAAAATACGGCAGTTTAAAAAGATTTGGGTATTTAACTCTAGTTAATTCCGGTGTTTGCTGATGTCACATCTCAAACATCGAACAGTTGTAAAGCTACGAGTTCAATTTTGAACCTGCACTGCCGGTTcaaaaaaatttccaaaaaaaaatgggTTTGATTTGTCCGAAGAAATACTAAAGCCATATAAACATTCATTAAAGTTAAACTATAAAGATAGGATCAAAGACAGATTATTACAGATTGATGTAATTTATGGACTTGTTCTCAGTTGGAAGGATCAACATCAATAATCACGTAAACAAGCATATACTGTTAATGCCAATTGAACCAAGAAAAGTATCATTGAGTATCTCGGTACTTTTgataacggaaaatgggtcatttgtccaaatatttttaaatcacggttcgaacggacgagtaaaaaatagtttgggtgaaatggtcaaaaaaaatagtaatcctagcttaaatttagaaaatagtaggatgaaactggatacattctgtgtaaattaaaaataagaaaaaatatttgaaaatgggcacgatgaaactggttacatcctgcctatttttacatttttgtccatttaaacaattcaagatctaactgtccatttcatccaggaattgttgattttggtctttttaaccaattttgtgatttgaTAAAGTATTTCATAGAGTATTTTATTACAACTACATTTTCAATCAATATCTACATAACCACAGTTTC includes these proteins:
- the LOC113330213 gene encoding hypersensitive-induced response protein 1-like isoform X3; translated protein: MGNLLCYCYVQVNQSKVANITLKVQQLDVKCEIKTKDNVFVNVVASIQYRALGEKASDAFYKLSNTRGQIQAYVFDVVRASVPKLILDDVFEQKNDIARAVEEELEKAMSTYGHKIMQTLIVDIEPDLKVNRGMNNAGLRLAATDKAEAKKILQIKRPETKNILLIKRAEGKAGSKYLSGPGIARKGQVIVDGLRNSAIRISVNVPAGTSVKVTGNGLRNSAIGISVNVPAGTSAKVTCNGLRNSAVGISVNVPGTSVKVTRHFDTMKEIDASSKSSAVLIPHEPGAVGDVVTQIRDGLLQECSAHMP
- the LOC113330213 gene encoding hypersensitive-induced response protein 1-like isoform X1, with amino-acid sequence MGNLLCYCYVQVNQSKVANITLKVQQLDVKCEIKTKDNVFVNVVASIQYRALGEKASDAFYKLSNTRGQIQAYVFDVVRASVPKLILDDVFEQKNDIARAVEEELEKAMSTYGHKIMQTLIVDIEPDLKVNRGMNNAAAGLRLAATDKAEAKKILQIKRPETKNILLIKRAEGKAGSKYLSGPGIARKGQVIVDGLRNSAIRISVNVPAGTSVKVTGNGLRNSAIGISVNVPAGTSAKVTCNGLRNSAVGISVNVPGTSVKVTRHFDTMKEIDASSKSSAVLIPHEPGAVGDVVTQIRDGLLQECSAHMP
- the LOC113330213 gene encoding hypersensitive-induced response protein 1-like isoform X2, translating into MGNLLCYCYVQVNQSKVANITLKVQQLDVKCEIKTKDNVFVNVVASIQYRALGEKASDAFYKLSNTRGQIQAYVFDVRASVPKLILDDVFEQKNDIARAVEEELEKAMSTYGHKIMQTLIVDIEPDLKVNRGMNNAAAGLRLAATDKAEAKKILQIKRPETKNILLIKRAEGKAGSKYLSGPGIARKGQVIVDGLRNSAIRISVNVPAGTSVKVTGNGLRNSAIGISVNVPAGTSAKVTCNGLRNSAVGISVNVPGTSVKVTRHFDTMKEIDASSKSSAVLIPHEPGAVGDVVTQIRDGLLQECSAHMP